In one Nicotiana sylvestris chromosome 8, ASM39365v2, whole genome shotgun sequence genomic region, the following are encoded:
- the LOC104240959 gene encoding TPR repeat-containing thioredoxin TTL1, with protein MSHSGKPISEMGFDSLADRLRNSLLSSCNINEEKEEEKNDNKPDFRELDLGSPVSPLMTRTSRLSTSTTTTTTTTTTSSRSSSSSGSGSARNVLWSGPRRSDASHSGELSGSGSVESSPTARGLKPGHGRSDSGNAHPLIYSGGCSVTSPVGNALPAGNICPSGKVLKTGMACKSTKTDVLGTGTANYGHGSIMRGGAGPKSAFDGGSGHTMNSRGFTVGETVKRGIFTNDSDELKRIGNENYKKGNFIEALSIYDKAIAISPGNAALHCNRAAALMALNRLGEAVKECEEAIRLDPSYVRAHQRLGSLLLSLGQVENARSHFFSLGHKPDQAELQKLQAVEKHISRCTDARRGRDWKSTLREAEAATASGADASPQLFACRAEAYLKLHKLEDAELCLSKINKFEPSAVACQSKFFGMLSEAYIFFVQAQIEMARGRFENALTYVERAAQVDPRSTEVSALLNNVRLVGQARGRGNNLFKSERYTEACAAYGEGLMRDSSNSVLYCNRAACWYKLGQWEKSLDDCNQALIIQPNYTKALLRRAASNAKLERWAEAVRDYEVLRRQLPYDNEVAESLFHAQVALKKSRGEDVYNMKFGGEVELVSGLQQFRAAISSSGASVVHFKAASNLQCKQISPFLDTLSTKFPSISFLKVDVEESPTIATAENIRIVPTFKIYKNGSRVKEMVCPSPEVLESSVRHYSI; from the exons atgtcgCATTCTGGAAAACCCATATCGGAAATGGGTTTTGACTCATTAGCTGATCGGTTGAGAAACTCATTACTGAGTAGTTGTAATATTAACGAAGAGAAAGAGGAGGAGAAGAATGATAACAAGCCCGATTTTCGAGAACTGGATCTGGGTTCACCCGTTTCACCATTGATGACCCGAACGAGTCGACTCAGTACCTCTACCACTACTACTACGACTACTACGACTACAAGTAGCAGATCTAGCTCATCATCTGGATCCGGGTCGGCTCGAAATGTGTTATGGTCGGGTCCTAGAAGATCGGATGCGAGCCATTCCGGCGAACTTTCGGGTTCGGGTTCAGTTGAGAGCTCGCCTACAGCACGTGGGCTCAAACCGGGTCATGGGCGGTCCGATTCGGGAAATGCACATCCGTTAATTTACTCCGGCGGATGCTCCGTCACTTCCCCTGTTGGTAATGCGCTTCCGGCCGGCAATATTTGCCCGTCCGGTAAGGTTTTGAAAACCGGCATGGCTTGTAAATCCACAAAGACTGATGTTTTAGGGACCGGAACGGCGAATTACGGCCATGGCAGCATAATGCGCGGCGGTGCGGGTCCAAAATCCGCCTTCGATGGCGGTTCTGGCCATACTATGAATTCAAGAGGATTTACTGTTGGTGAGACAGTAAAAAGAGGGATTTTTACTAATGATTCAGATGAGTTGAAAAGAATAGGGAATGAGAATTACAAGAAGGGTAATTTTATTGAAGCTTTGAGTATTTATGATAAAGCCATTGCTATTTCTCCGGGCAATGCTGCATTACATTGTAATCGAGCTGCTGCGTTAATGGCTTTGAATCGGCTAGGGGAGGCAGTGAAGGAATGTGAGGAAGCCATTAGGCTGGATCCATCGTATGTTAGAGCACACCAACGATTAGGATCTTTGTTACTTAG TTTAGGACAGGTTGAAAATGCAAGGAGTCACTTTTTTTCCCTAGGTCATAAGCCAGATCAAGCTGAGTTGCAGAAGTTGCAAGCGGTGGAGAAACATATCAGCAGATGCACTGATGCCCGTAGAGGTAGAGATTGGAAAAGTACCTTAAGAGAAGCTGAGGCAGCAACTGCTTCTGGAGCAGATGCATCTCCTCAG CTATTTGCATGTAGAGCGGAAGCTTATTTGAAGTTACACAAATTGGAGGATGCTGAATTGTGCCTATCAAAAATTAACAAGTTCGAACCATCTGCTGTAGCATGTCAGTCAAAATTTTTTGGGATGCTCTCTGAAGCATACATATTCTTTGTTCAGGCTCAGATTGAGATGGCTCGGGGAAG GTTTGAAAATGCACTGACTTACGTTGAGAGAGCTGCACAAGTAGACCCTCGAAGTACTGAAGTTTCTGCTTTACTCAACAATGTGAGGCTGGTGGGGCAAGCTCGTGGTCGCGGCAACAATCTATTTAAATCTGAAAGATATACAGAAGCTTGTGCTGCTTATGGGGAAGGGCTCATGCGTGATTCTTCAAATTCAGTTCTCTACTGCAATAGAGCAGCTTGCTGGTATAAACTCGGGCAGTGGGAAAAATCTCTGGATGATTGCAACCAAGCTCTCATTATCCAGCCAAATTATACTAAAGCTCTACTTCGACGAGCTGCCTCAAATGCTAAG CTGGAAAGATGGGCGGAAGCTGTGAGAGATTACGAGGTTTTGAGGAGGCAACTTCCAtatgacaatgaggttgcggaaTCATTGTTCCATGCCCAAGTTGCATTAAAGAAGTCACGTGGAGAAGATGTTTACAATATGAAATTTGGTGGGGAGGTGGAGCTGGTTTCGGGTCTCCAGCAGTTCCGGGCTGCGATTTCATCATCTG GTGCATCTGTGGTCCATTTTAAAGCGGCATCCAACCTACAATGCAAGCAGATATCCCCTTTCTTGGATACCTTAAGCACCAAATTCCCTTCAATAAGTTTTCTCAAG GTGGATGTGGAAGAGAGCCCAACAATCGCTACAGCAGAGAATATTAGAATAGTACCTACATTTAAGATTTACAAAAATGGTAGCCGCGTGAAGGAGATGGTTTGCCCAAGTCCAGAGGTGTTGGAGTCATCGGTGAGGCATTACAGCATTTAA
- the LOC104240961 gene encoding anther-specific protein LAT52 yields the protein MAKAILLLSALCIVALANFAHCHPQVFDVEGKVYCDTCRVQFETKLSENVEGATVRLQCRNISTEIETFSVEGVTDKDGKYKLTVEGDHQDDICEVTVVKSPREDCKEAVTGYEKARIECSDNVGIHNAVRYANALFFMKSEAVSGCKEVLDELGLFPLEF from the exons atggCAAAGGCTATTTTGCTCCTCTCTGCTCTCTGCATTGTAGCCCTTGCCAACTTCGCCCATTGCCACCCTCAAGTCTTTGATGTTGAAGGCAAGGTCTACTGTGACACGTGCCGTGTCCAATTCGAGACAAAACTCAGCGAGAACGTTGAAG GTGCCACCGTGCGCTTGCAATGCAGGAACATCAGCACAGAAATCGAGACATTCTCGGTCGAAGGCGTGACAGACAAAGATGGCAAGTACAAATTGACAGTGGAAGGTGACCACCAGGAcgatatatgcgaggtgacggtCGTAAAAAGTCCAAGGGAAGATTGCAAAGAAGCTGTCACAGGTTATGAAAAGGCCAGAATTGAGTGCAGTGACAATGTTGGAATTCACAATGCTGTTAGATATGCCAATGCACTTTTCTTCATGAAATCTGAGGCTGTTTCTGGTTGCAAGGAAGTTCTTGATGAGTTGGGTTTATTCCCACTTGAATTCTAA
- the LOC104240960 gene encoding ubiquitin-conjugating enzyme E2 36, with protein sequence MANSNLPRRIIKETQRLLSEPAPGISASPSEENMRYFNVMILGPTQSPYEGGVFKLELFLPEEYPMAAPKVRFLTKIYHPNIDKLGRICLDILKDKWSPALQIRTVLLSIQALLSAPNPDDPLSENIAKHWKSNEAEAVETAKEWTRLYASGA encoded by the exons ATGGCTAATAGCAATCTTCCTCGAAGAATTATTAAG GAAACTCAACGTCTTCTCAGCGAACCCG CGCCGGGAATAAGTGCATCTCCTTCGGAAGAAAATATGCGATACTTCAATGTCATGATTCTTGGTCCAACACAATCTCCTTATGAAG GAGGTGTTTTCAAACTGGAACTCTTTTTGCCTGAAGAGTACCCAATGGCTGCTCCGAAG GTTCGATTTCTCACCAAAATATACCATCCCAACATTGATAAG CTTGGTAGGATATGCCTTGATATTCTTAAGGACAAGTGGAGTCCTGCTCTTCAGATTCGTACCGTTCTTTTGAG CATTCAAGCACTTTTGAGTGCACCAAACCCAGATGATCCACTCTCTGAGAACATTGCGAAGCATTGGAAGTCGAATGAGGCTGAAGCTGTTGAAACAG CTAAAGAATGGACACGCCTGTATGCGAGCGGTGCCTGA